A window of Marinobacter salarius contains these coding sequences:
- a CDS encoding DUF945 family protein, translated as MKKQWMVAGAAVLAVGVAAPWAVGYVTEQQWQSVTANVNQAQPLFKLQTRDYDRGYMGAEFAGTITIQDPDTGDEHSFDYQARVSHGVTGSLIDFTPPPELDAEVEKIFPDEKPRLTLETRLWGTAIAELSVPAVSVIDEETGESFDMSESFSRAEISGNGSQADILMLWPGAVIRGPDLRISIEDFRLEQTMEHLAGDVWLGDGDMSLARLEVAARGEPTLRFDDFSMSGETTTDDDGKSIDSEAVVTLEKVTADDESFGPHRMEMVLSGLDVQSWSDLTTAMTDMQAAALNTAGGDSSAMMQQQMESMNRINQAMLGLAANGFSFGFPELSFATPYGPVNGEIMVQHPSLSDDEKDQMMMVMQRLTGNLDVSMPLALVEQHPELGMQVAPLIKQGMVVQEGDRLRIQGTLEDLALDINGNVIPLPPIF; from the coding sequence TTGAAAAAACAATGGATGGTTGCCGGTGCAGCCGTACTGGCTGTTGGTGTAGCTGCGCCCTGGGCCGTTGGTTATGTAACCGAACAGCAGTGGCAGAGTGTCACGGCGAACGTCAATCAGGCGCAGCCCCTGTTCAAGCTGCAAACCCGCGATTATGACCGGGGCTACATGGGAGCCGAGTTCGCCGGCACCATCACGATCCAGGATCCGGACACCGGCGACGAGCACTCATTCGACTATCAGGCACGGGTAAGCCATGGGGTTACCGGCAGCCTGATTGATTTTACCCCGCCTCCTGAGCTTGACGCTGAAGTTGAGAAGATCTTCCCTGACGAAAAGCCCCGGCTGACCCTGGAGACCCGCCTGTGGGGAACGGCGATCGCCGAGCTTTCCGTGCCGGCTGTGAGTGTGATCGACGAGGAAACCGGCGAGTCCTTTGATATGTCGGAAAGCTTTAGCCGGGCAGAAATCAGTGGCAATGGGTCACAGGCCGATATCCTTATGCTCTGGCCAGGCGCCGTGATTCGGGGGCCAGACCTGCGCATCAGTATCGAGGATTTTCGCCTTGAACAGACCATGGAACACCTGGCAGGCGACGTCTGGCTGGGTGACGGGGACATGTCGCTGGCGCGGCTTGAAGTGGCGGCCCGGGGCGAGCCGACCCTTCGCTTTGACGACTTTTCGATGAGTGGTGAGACTACTACCGACGATGACGGGAAGAGCATTGATTCCGAGGCTGTCGTTACTTTGGAAAAGGTAACGGCGGACGACGAGAGCTTCGGCCCTCACCGTATGGAAATGGTGTTAAGCGGCCTGGACGTGCAAAGCTGGAGTGACCTGACAACCGCCATGACGGACATGCAGGCGGCTGCTCTCAACACTGCAGGCGGCGACTCGAGTGCCATGATGCAGCAGCAGATGGAATCCATGAATCGGATCAATCAGGCCATGCTGGGGCTTGCGGCCAACGGTTTTTCATTCGGGTTTCCGGAGCTGTCCTTTGCCACGCCTTATGGCCCGGTCAATGGCGAGATCATGGTGCAGCACCCGTCGCTGTCTGACGACGAGAAAGACCAGATGATGATGGTGATGCAGCGGCTGACCGGCAACCTGGATGTCAGCATGCCGCTGGCCCTGGTGGAGCAGCATCCGGAGTTGGGGATGCAGGTGGCGCCTTTGATCAAGCAGGGCATGGTGGTGCAGGAGGGTGACCGCCTGCGAATCCAGGGCACACTGGAAGATCTGGCCCTGGATATCAATGGCAACGTGATTCCGCTGCCACCGATATTCTGA
- a CDS encoding coniferyl aldehyde dehydrogenase: protein MVVTVVQLTESKKHIQHTHRVFEDQKKAFRNNPMPSLTERQENLKRLKRVLLSNQDRLLDAIDRDFSCRSKDESLIAEVMPSIQGINYTLKNLEGWMKPSKRHVSVLFQPASNRVHYQPKGVVGVIVPWNYPLYLAVGPLVASLAAGNRTMIKMSEFTPHTSALFKEIVESAFPEDLVCVINGEADVAADFSSRPFDHLLFTGSTSVGKLVMRAAAENLTPVTLELGGKSPAVVSPDVPMEDAAQRIAFGKALNAGQTCVAPDYVLCPADRVQAFVDEYRHQFAAMYPSLRDNEDYTAIINERQYERLQSYLEDAREKGAELIEINPASENLKDGTRKMPITLALKTTPDMKIMQDEIFGPILPIISYGNLDEAIHYINDRPRPLALYFFGYDKSMQEHVVNQTHSGGMCINDALMHVAQDDLPFGGIGDSGMGHYHGKEGFLTFSHQRAIFSKQKFNSGKFVYAPHGTTAHKMIYKLFIR from the coding sequence ATGGTAGTCACCGTTGTCCAGCTGACTGAAAGCAAGAAGCACATCCAGCACACGCATCGTGTGTTCGAGGACCAGAAGAAGGCGTTTCGCAACAACCCGATGCCGTCACTGACCGAGCGTCAGGAGAACCTGAAGCGCCTCAAGCGCGTACTGCTGTCCAACCAGGATCGCTTACTGGACGCGATAGACCGGGACTTCAGCTGTCGTTCGAAGGACGAGTCGCTGATTGCAGAAGTGATGCCGTCCATTCAAGGCATCAATTACACCCTGAAAAACCTGGAAGGCTGGATGAAGCCCTCCAAGCGGCATGTGTCCGTGTTGTTCCAGCCCGCCAGCAACCGTGTTCATTACCAGCCCAAGGGTGTTGTGGGCGTCATCGTGCCCTGGAACTACCCGCTGTATCTGGCCGTTGGGCCGTTGGTGGCCTCACTGGCTGCGGGTAACCGTACGATGATCAAGATGTCTGAGTTCACGCCGCACACCTCTGCTTTATTCAAGGAGATTGTCGAATCTGCGTTTCCGGAGGACCTGGTCTGTGTGATTAACGGTGAGGCGGATGTCGCCGCAGACTTTTCCAGCCGGCCCTTCGACCACCTTCTGTTCACCGGCTCCACGTCAGTGGGCAAGCTGGTGATGCGGGCAGCCGCGGAAAATCTCACGCCGGTGACGCTGGAACTCGGCGGCAAGTCGCCTGCCGTCGTATCGCCGGATGTTCCGATGGAAGACGCCGCCCAGCGTATCGCTTTCGGCAAGGCGCTGAATGCGGGTCAGACCTGTGTGGCACCGGATTATGTGTTGTGCCCGGCGGACCGTGTGCAGGCGTTTGTGGATGAGTATCGCCATCAATTTGCGGCGATGTATCCGAGCCTGCGGGATAACGAGGATTACACGGCGATTATCAATGAGCGCCAATACGAGCGTCTGCAGAGTTATCTTGAGGATGCACGGGAGAAAGGTGCGGAGTTGATTGAGATCAATCCGGCCAGTGAGAACCTGAAGGATGGCACCCGCAAGATGCCGATTACGCTGGCGCTGAAGACCACGCCGGATATGAAAATCATGCAGGATGAGATTTTCGGGCCGATTCTGCCGATCATCAGCTATGGCAACCTGGATGAGGCGATCCATTACATTAATGACCGTCCTCGCCCGCTGGCGCTGTATTTCTTCGGTTACGACAAGTCGATGCAGGAGCATGTGGTCAACCAAACCCATTCCGGTGGCATGTGCATCAACGATGCACTGATGCACGTTGCCCAGGATGACCTGCCGTTTGGTGGTATCGGTGATTCGGGGATGGGGCATTACCACGGCAAGGAAGGTTTCCTGACGTTCTCTCATCAACGGGCAATTTTCAGTAAGCAGAAGTTCAACAGTGGCAAGTTTGTGTATGCGCCGCACGGAACGACGGCTCACAAGATGATATATAAGTTGTTTATTCGGTGA
- a CDS encoding GMC family oxidoreductase, giving the protein MSLTDRIARGLEAGWKVTDGATLTQNQTHEADVVIIGTGAGGGTTAEILAKAGLSVILVEEGRLYHQKDFKMNELDAYASLYQEGMSRVTKDGAISILQGRCVGGSTTVNWTSSFRTPAPTLNHWASRFGLDDLTPAAMKPWFDGREQRHNIEPWLAEPNVNNDILRQGCEALGWSWEVIPRNVKGCWNLGYCGVGCPTNAKQGALTTTIPVALDNNARLFHGLRADKLVMEQDRISHLQASAMAADGVTPSGFTIELRARHFVVAASAIGSPGLLLRSDIPDPHDRIGKRTFLHPVNATIAEMPDTVDPYYGAPQSIYSDEFNFSQGVDGPAGFKLEVPPLHPAMSAGVVPGHGEQQIRDLSKLPRLNSVIALLRDGFHPDSTGGTVSLRDDGSPILDYPVSDYLWKGLKDAFYKMAEIQFAAGAQKVRIIHLDSPWYTSWADAKAGIDNLAMEPHRVRLFTAHQMGGCGMGRNPEESVVNGFGEHHHVANLSVHDASIFPTSIGANPQLSVYALAARNSTRLAQKLRS; this is encoded by the coding sequence ATGTCGTTAACGGATCGTATTGCCCGTGGGCTTGAGGCTGGCTGGAAGGTCACCGACGGTGCCACCCTGACACAGAACCAGACCCACGAAGCCGATGTGGTGATCATCGGCACCGGCGCGGGGGGCGGCACCACGGCGGAGATTCTGGCGAAAGCCGGGCTGTCGGTGATTCTGGTAGAGGAAGGCCGGTTGTATCACCAGAAAGATTTCAAGATGAACGAATTGGACGCCTATGCCTCCCTTTACCAGGAGGGCATGAGCCGGGTCACCAAAGACGGCGCGATATCCATTCTGCAGGGCCGGTGTGTGGGCGGCTCCACTACGGTGAACTGGACCTCAAGCTTCCGCACGCCGGCACCGACGCTGAATCACTGGGCCAGCCGTTTCGGGCTCGACGACCTGACCCCGGCAGCCATGAAGCCCTGGTTCGACGGCCGCGAGCAACGACATAACATTGAGCCCTGGCTGGCCGAGCCCAATGTGAACAACGACATCCTGCGCCAGGGTTGCGAGGCCCTGGGCTGGTCCTGGGAGGTGATCCCACGCAACGTCAAAGGCTGCTGGAATCTGGGTTACTGCGGCGTGGGCTGCCCCACGAACGCCAAACAGGGGGCTCTGACCACCACTATTCCTGTCGCCCTCGACAACAACGCCCGACTGTTCCACGGTCTGCGGGCCGACAAACTGGTGATGGAGCAGGACAGAATCAGCCACCTCCAGGCCTCGGCCATGGCGGCGGACGGTGTCACCCCGTCTGGCTTCACCATTGAACTGCGAGCCCGGCATTTCGTGGTAGCCGCCAGCGCCATCGGCTCACCTGGCCTGCTGCTGCGTTCAGATATTCCCGACCCGCACGACCGTATTGGCAAGCGCACCTTCCTGCACCCGGTCAACGCCACCATCGCGGAAATGCCTGACACCGTCGATCCTTACTACGGTGCCCCTCAGTCGATCTATTCCGACGAATTCAACTTCTCACAGGGCGTCGACGGACCCGCCGGCTTCAAACTGGAAGTACCGCCCCTGCACCCGGCCATGTCCGCCGGCGTGGTTCCCGGCCACGGCGAACAACAGATCCGCGACCTGTCGAAACTACCCCGGCTGAACTCCGTCATCGCCCTGCTGAGAGACGGCTTCCACCCCGACAGTACCGGCGGCACCGTCAGCCTCCGCGACGACGGCAGCCCGATCCTGGACTACCCCGTCAGCGACTACCTCTGGAAGGGCCTGAAAGACGCCTTCTACAAAATGGCCGAAATTCAGTTCGCCGCCGGCGCCCAGAAAGTCCGCATCATTCACCTGGATTCCCCCTGGTACACCTCTTGGGCCGACGCCAAAGCCGGCATCGACAACCTCGCCATGGAACCCCACCGCGTCCGCCTGTTCACCGCCCACCAGATGGGCGGCTGCGGCATGGGCCGCAACCCGGAAGAATCCGTGGTCAACGGCTTCGGCGAACACCACCACGTGGCCAACCTCAGCGTCCACGACGCCTCGATCTTCCCAACAAGCATTGGCGCGAATCCGCAATTGTCGGTTTATGCACTGGCTGCAAGGAATAGCACCAGACTGGCTCAAAAACTCAGGAGTTAA
- the coaD gene encoding pantetheine-phosphate adenylyltransferase yields MPKVIYPGTFDPITNGHTDLIERAGRLFDEVVVAIAYNPKKSPLLTLEERCELVEKATAHLPNVSVTGFSNLLADFVREQNATVIIRGLRAVSDFEYEFQLADMNRRLAPEVESVFLTPSNHLSYISSTLIREIASLGGDVSEFVDPAVEAALKQKFIKD; encoded by the coding sequence ATGCCAAAAGTCATCTACCCGGGTACGTTTGACCCGATCACCAACGGCCATACCGACCTCATCGAGCGCGCGGGCCGACTCTTCGACGAAGTCGTCGTCGCTATCGCCTACAACCCCAAGAAGTCCCCGCTACTGACATTGGAAGAACGCTGCGAACTGGTGGAAAAAGCCACCGCCCACCTGCCCAACGTCAGCGTCACCGGCTTCAGCAATCTGCTCGCCGATTTCGTCCGGGAACAGAACGCCACCGTGATTATCCGCGGACTGCGAGCCGTCTCCGACTTCGAGTACGAATTCCAGCTAGCCGACATGAACCGCCGCCTGGCGCCGGAAGTGGAAAGCGTGTTCCTGACACCCTCCAACCACCTGTCGTACATCTCCTCCACCCTGATCCGCGAAATCGCCTCACTGGGCGGTGACGTCTCCGAATTTGTCGACCCGGCCGTGGAAGCCGCGCTCAAACAGAAATTCATCAAGGACTGA